The following coding sequences are from one Molothrus aeneus isolate 106 chromosome Z, BPBGC_Maene_1.0, whole genome shotgun sequence window:
- the CAST gene encoding calpastatin isoform X3, which translates to MSGTGWQPLPAAHGDKKANEASSKAGEKKAEVEEKKQASANVSQPPKTETSGAAASAKKQSPSVDASKPQIMKPSETRSAPTTQAGTEKNTQSDKPADSQNKQLSEEKQKEPNDGKNQTTPTVSTASKPNNTGKVITTQAGQPPAATSTEIPKSKEMSTVAGAAAGTGTAGASVVAAADKSSTEPGMDESALDSLIDTLGGPEEDVPTTPVYTGPEITEDIYSRYLEELGKREGSLPPEYVKLLKSKGYGKDVVPPKPNEQDEKPMTDDELAEALSSDFTCSADSAQEKKTNLTEKPNKEEEIVEAQAASSVKTSVPPKEKKTKSKEEMNNDAMDALLDTLGGPEPEPEEDPTPIAEVSEAKAKEKKEQKAGERDDTIPPEYRLTPELDKDGKPILPKPEEKPKPMSESDLVDEFSKDFACPAQPAVQPKAPKPSNISKKQSGSVSAKATEDKVVPRATACTVQSAVPVPSVGPVSDEALEALSSSLGKREPDPDEKKPAVDKVKEKSKKKQHKKLGEEEETIPPEYRLTETKDKDGKPLLPKPEEKSQPMSENYLLEGLTEGFSCSSSPPAPLPTSTVVKKSKGGAKPASSSDVISAATVSSVHSAAPAPSATGGKEMDEALDLLSDSLGQREPDPDENKPVVDKVKEKAKSEHRDKLGERDETIPPDYQKLLESGEQSKPAKPTAKDDVKHKGKKKPTDDSAAIDALSGDFDTCAKAPATPQHSKCRTKVGRNLRPLNQAQRIKESPETLKRQRDSPPAANLRSRKQAKR; encoded by the exons AAGCAGTCTCCTTCTGTGGATGCATCAAAACCACAAATTATGAAGCCATCTGAAACTAGG TCTGCACCGACAACCCAAGCAGGAACTGAAAAAAACACCCAGTCAGACAAG CCAGCAGACTCTCAAAATAAACAGCTGTCTGAAGAGAAGCAAAAGGAACCCAATGAT ggaaaaaaccaaaccacacctACTGTGTCAACAGCTTCTAAACCAAATAACACAGGAAAAGTAATTACAACTCAGGCTGgccagcctccagcagcaacCTCAACAGAGATACCAAAG TCCAAGGAGATGTCCACGGTGGCcggtgcagctgctgggacaggcacagctggTGCAAGTGtggttgctgctgctgacaAATCAAGTACTGAG CCTGGTATGGATGAGTCAGCACTTGATAGCCTAATAGATACCCTTGGTGGACCCGAGGAAGATGTGCCTACTACTCCTGTTTACACTGGCCCAGAAATTACG GAAGATATATATTCAAGATACTTGGAAGAATTGGGCAAACGGGAAGGTAGTCTCCCTCCAGAGTATGTTAAACTGTTGAAG AGCAAAGGATATGGCAAAGACGTGGTCCCCCCGAAACCGAATGAGCAAGATGAA AAGCCAATGACGGATGATGAGCTTGCAGAGGCCCTCTCATCTGACTTCACCTGCAGTGCTGATTCTGCTCAGGAGAAGAAGACAAATCTGACAGAG AAACCaaataaagaagaagaaattgtgGAAGCACAAGCAGCAAGTTCAGTTAAGACCTCAGTTCCTCctaaggagaagaaaacaaaatcaaaagag GAAATGAACAATGATGCAATGGATGCTCTTCTTGATACTCTTGGAGGCCCTGAACCTGAACCTGAAGAAGATCCTACCCCTATTGCAGAGGTGTCAGAG GCAAAAgccaaagagaaaaaggaacaaaaggctGGAGAGCGTGATGATACAATACCTCCAGAGTACAGGTTAACACCAGAGTTG GATAAAGATGGAAAACCAATATTGCCGAAGCCTGAAGAAAAACCAAAG ccTATGAGTGAATCTGATCTTGTTGATGAATTTTCAAAGGACTTTGcctgtcctgcacagcctgCAGTACAACCCAAAGCACCAAAGCCCAGCAACATATCCAAA AAGCAATCAGGTTCTGTTTCTGCAAAAGCCACTGAGGATAAGGTGGTACCCCGTGCCACAGCTTGCACTGTGCAGTCTGCAGTTCCTGTGCCTTCA GTTGGTCCTGTGTCAGATGAAGCACTGGAAGCCTTGTCCAGTAGCCTAGGAAAGAGAGAGCCTGATCCAGATGAGAAAAAGCCTGCTGTGGACAAAGTTaag gagaaaagcaaaaagaaacaacacaaaaaactGGGTGAAGAAGAGGAAACAATTCCTCCAGAGTACAGATTAACAGAAAccaaa gaTAAAGATGGAAAACCACTCCTACCAAAACCAGAAGAGAAGTCACAG CCTATGAGTGAAAATTATCTTTTAGAGGGTTTGACAGAAGGATTCTCCTGTTCTTCATCACCACCTGCACCATTACCTACATCAACTGTAGTAAAG AAATCCAAGGGTGGTGCCAAGCCCGCGAGTTCCTCGGATGTGATCTCTGCTGCTACGGTTTCCTCAGTGCactcagcagcccctgcacctTCTGCCACT GGAGGAAAAGAGATGGATGAAGCCTTGGATCTCCTGTCTGATTCCCTGGGACAGAGGGAACCTGACCCTGATGAGAACAAACCAGTTGTGGATAAAGTGAAG GAAAAGGCTAAATCTGAACACAGAGACAAGCTTGGAGAGAGGGATGAAACAATCCCACCTGACTATCAGAAACTTCTGGAGTCAGGTGAGCAG agTAAACCAGCAAAGCCAACAGCAAAGGATGATGTgaaacacaaaggaaagaag AAACCTACGGATGACAGTGCAGCCATTGATGCCTTATCAGGTGACTTTGATACTTGTGCAAAGGCTCCTGCTACACCCCAGCACTCAAAG tgTAGGACAAAAGTGGGAAGGAATCTACGACCACTAAACCAAGCTCAAAGGATAAAGGAAAGCCCAGAGACCCTAAAACG GCAAAGGGACAGTCCTCCAGCAGCAAatctgagaagcagaaaacaagcTAAACGTTAA
- the CAST gene encoding calpastatin isoform X4 — protein MSGTGWQPLPAAHGDKKANEASSKAGEKKAEVEEKKQASANVSQPPKTETSGAAASAKKQSPSVDASKPQIMKPSETRSAPTTQAGTEKNTQSDKPADSQNKQLSEEKQKEPNDGKNQTTPTVSTASKPNNTGKVITTQAGQPPAATSTEIPKQKSKEMSTVAGAAAGTGTAGASVVAAADKSSTEPGMDESALDSLIDTLGGPEEDVPTTPVYTGPEITEDIYSRYLEELGKREGSLPPEYVKLLKSKGYGKDVVPPKPNEQDEKPMTDDELAEALSSDFTCSADSAQEKKTNLTEKPNKEEEIVEAQAASSVKTSVPPKEKKTKSKEEMNNDAMDALLDTLGGPEPEPEEDPTPIAEVSEAKAKEKKEQKAGERDDTIPPEYRLTPELDKDGKPILPKPEEKPKPMSESDLVDEFSKDFACPAQPAVQPKAPKPSNISKKQSGSVSAKATEDKVVPRATACTVQSAVPVPSVGPVSDEALEALSSSLGKREPDPDEKKPAVDKVKEKSKKKQHKKLGEEEETIPPEYRLTETKDKDGKPLLPKPEEKSQPMSENYLLEGLTEGFSCSSSPPAPLPTSTVVKKSKGGAKPASSSDVISAATVSSVHSAAPAPSATGGKEMDEALDLLSDSLGQREPDPDENKPVVDKVKEKAKSEHRDKLGERDETIPPDYQKLLESGEQSKPAKPTAKDDVKHKGKKKPTDDSAAIDALSGDFDTCAKAPATPQHSKDKSGKESTTTKPSSKDKGKPRDPKTAKGQSSSSKSEKQKTS, from the exons AAGCAGTCTCCTTCTGTGGATGCATCAAAACCACAAATTATGAAGCCATCTGAAACTAGG TCTGCACCGACAACCCAAGCAGGAACTGAAAAAAACACCCAGTCAGACAAG CCAGCAGACTCTCAAAATAAACAGCTGTCTGAAGAGAAGCAAAAGGAACCCAATGAT ggaaaaaaccaaaccacacctACTGTGTCAACAGCTTCTAAACCAAATAACACAGGAAAAGTAATTACAACTCAGGCTGgccagcctccagcagcaacCTCAACAGAGATACCAAAG caaAAGTCCAAGGAGATGTCCACGGTGGCcggtgcagctgctgggacaggcacagctggTGCAAGTGtggttgctgctgctgacaAATCAAGTACTGAG CCTGGTATGGATGAGTCAGCACTTGATAGCCTAATAGATACCCTTGGTGGACCCGAGGAAGATGTGCCTACTACTCCTGTTTACACTGGCCCAGAAATTACG GAAGATATATATTCAAGATACTTGGAAGAATTGGGCAAACGGGAAGGTAGTCTCCCTCCAGAGTATGTTAAACTGTTGAAG AGCAAAGGATATGGCAAAGACGTGGTCCCCCCGAAACCGAATGAGCAAGATGAA AAGCCAATGACGGATGATGAGCTTGCAGAGGCCCTCTCATCTGACTTCACCTGCAGTGCTGATTCTGCTCAGGAGAAGAAGACAAATCTGACAGAG AAACCaaataaagaagaagaaattgtgGAAGCACAAGCAGCAAGTTCAGTTAAGACCTCAGTTCCTCctaaggagaagaaaacaaaatcaaaagag GAAATGAACAATGATGCAATGGATGCTCTTCTTGATACTCTTGGAGGCCCTGAACCTGAACCTGAAGAAGATCCTACCCCTATTGCAGAGGTGTCAGAG GCAAAAgccaaagagaaaaaggaacaaaaggctGGAGAGCGTGATGATACAATACCTCCAGAGTACAGGTTAACACCAGAGTTG GATAAAGATGGAAAACCAATATTGCCGAAGCCTGAAGAAAAACCAAAG ccTATGAGTGAATCTGATCTTGTTGATGAATTTTCAAAGGACTTTGcctgtcctgcacagcctgCAGTACAACCCAAAGCACCAAAGCCCAGCAACATATCCAAA AAGCAATCAGGTTCTGTTTCTGCAAAAGCCACTGAGGATAAGGTGGTACCCCGTGCCACAGCTTGCACTGTGCAGTCTGCAGTTCCTGTGCCTTCA GTTGGTCCTGTGTCAGATGAAGCACTGGAAGCCTTGTCCAGTAGCCTAGGAAAGAGAGAGCCTGATCCAGATGAGAAAAAGCCTGCTGTGGACAAAGTTaag gagaaaagcaaaaagaaacaacacaaaaaactGGGTGAAGAAGAGGAAACAATTCCTCCAGAGTACAGATTAACAGAAAccaaa gaTAAAGATGGAAAACCACTCCTACCAAAACCAGAAGAGAAGTCACAG CCTATGAGTGAAAATTATCTTTTAGAGGGTTTGACAGAAGGATTCTCCTGTTCTTCATCACCACCTGCACCATTACCTACATCAACTGTAGTAAAG AAATCCAAGGGTGGTGCCAAGCCCGCGAGTTCCTCGGATGTGATCTCTGCTGCTACGGTTTCCTCAGTGCactcagcagcccctgcacctTCTGCCACT GGAGGAAAAGAGATGGATGAAGCCTTGGATCTCCTGTCTGATTCCCTGGGACAGAGGGAACCTGACCCTGATGAGAACAAACCAGTTGTGGATAAAGTGAAG GAAAAGGCTAAATCTGAACACAGAGACAAGCTTGGAGAGAGGGATGAAACAATCCCACCTGACTATCAGAAACTTCTGGAGTCAGGTGAGCAG agTAAACCAGCAAAGCCAACAGCAAAGGATGATGTgaaacacaaaggaaagaag AAACCTACGGATGACAGTGCAGCCATTGATGCCTTATCAGGTGACTTTGATACTTGTGCAAAGGCTCCTGCTACACCCCAGCACTCAAAG GACAAAAGTGGGAAGGAATCTACGACCACTAAACCAAGCTCAAAGGATAAAGGAAAGCCCAGAGACCCTAAAACG GCAAAGGGACAGTCCTCCAGCAGCAAatctgagaagcagaaaacaagcTAA
- the CAST gene encoding calpastatin isoform X2 — translation MAFARWWYAMHGDKKANEASSKAGEKKAEVEEKKQASANVSQPPKTETSGAAASAKKQSPSVDASKPQIMKPSETRSAPTTQAGTEKNTQSDKPADSQNKQLSEEKQKEPNDGKNQTTPTVSTASKPNNTGKVITTQAGQPPAATSTEIPKQKSKEMSTVAGAAAGTGTAGASVVAAADKSSTEPGMDESALDSLIDTLGGPEEDVPTTPVYTGPEITEDIYSRYLEELGKREGSLPPEYVKLLKSKGYGKDVVPPKPNEQDEKPMTDDELAEALSSDFTCSADSAQEKKTNLTEKPNKEEEIVEAQAASSVKTSVPPKEKKTKSKEEMNNDAMDALLDTLGGPEPEPEEDPTPIAEVSEAKAKEKKEQKAGERDDTIPPEYRLTPELDKDGKPILPKPEEKPKPMSESDLVDEFSKDFACPAQPAVQPKAPKPSNISKKQSGSVSAKATEDKVVPRATACTVQSAVPVPSVGPVSDEALEALSSSLGKREPDPDEKKPAVDKVKEKSKKKQHKKLGEEEETIPPEYRLTETKDKDGKPLLPKPEEKSQPMSENYLLEGLTEGFSCSSSPPAPLPTSTVVKKSKGGAKPASSSDVISAATVSSVHSAAPAPSATGGKEMDEALDLLSDSLGQREPDPDENKPVVDKVKEKAKSEHRDKLGERDETIPPDYQKLLESGEQSKPAKPTAKDDVKHKGKKKPTDDSAAIDALSGDFDTCAKAPATPQHSKCRTKVGRNLRPLNQAQRIKESPETLKRQRDSPPAANLRSRKQAKR, via the exons AAGCAGTCTCCTTCTGTGGATGCATCAAAACCACAAATTATGAAGCCATCTGAAACTAGG TCTGCACCGACAACCCAAGCAGGAACTGAAAAAAACACCCAGTCAGACAAG CCAGCAGACTCTCAAAATAAACAGCTGTCTGAAGAGAAGCAAAAGGAACCCAATGAT ggaaaaaaccaaaccacacctACTGTGTCAACAGCTTCTAAACCAAATAACACAGGAAAAGTAATTACAACTCAGGCTGgccagcctccagcagcaacCTCAACAGAGATACCAAAG caaAAGTCCAAGGAGATGTCCACGGTGGCcggtgcagctgctgggacaggcacagctggTGCAAGTGtggttgctgctgctgacaAATCAAGTACTGAG CCTGGTATGGATGAGTCAGCACTTGATAGCCTAATAGATACCCTTGGTGGACCCGAGGAAGATGTGCCTACTACTCCTGTTTACACTGGCCCAGAAATTACG GAAGATATATATTCAAGATACTTGGAAGAATTGGGCAAACGGGAAGGTAGTCTCCCTCCAGAGTATGTTAAACTGTTGAAG AGCAAAGGATATGGCAAAGACGTGGTCCCCCCGAAACCGAATGAGCAAGATGAA AAGCCAATGACGGATGATGAGCTTGCAGAGGCCCTCTCATCTGACTTCACCTGCAGTGCTGATTCTGCTCAGGAGAAGAAGACAAATCTGACAGAG AAACCaaataaagaagaagaaattgtgGAAGCACAAGCAGCAAGTTCAGTTAAGACCTCAGTTCCTCctaaggagaagaaaacaaaatcaaaagag GAAATGAACAATGATGCAATGGATGCTCTTCTTGATACTCTTGGAGGCCCTGAACCTGAACCTGAAGAAGATCCTACCCCTATTGCAGAGGTGTCAGAG GCAAAAgccaaagagaaaaaggaacaaaaggctGGAGAGCGTGATGATACAATACCTCCAGAGTACAGGTTAACACCAGAGTTG GATAAAGATGGAAAACCAATATTGCCGAAGCCTGAAGAAAAACCAAAG ccTATGAGTGAATCTGATCTTGTTGATGAATTTTCAAAGGACTTTGcctgtcctgcacagcctgCAGTACAACCCAAAGCACCAAAGCCCAGCAACATATCCAAA AAGCAATCAGGTTCTGTTTCTGCAAAAGCCACTGAGGATAAGGTGGTACCCCGTGCCACAGCTTGCACTGTGCAGTCTGCAGTTCCTGTGCCTTCA GTTGGTCCTGTGTCAGATGAAGCACTGGAAGCCTTGTCCAGTAGCCTAGGAAAGAGAGAGCCTGATCCAGATGAGAAAAAGCCTGCTGTGGACAAAGTTaag gagaaaagcaaaaagaaacaacacaaaaaactGGGTGAAGAAGAGGAAACAATTCCTCCAGAGTACAGATTAACAGAAAccaaa gaTAAAGATGGAAAACCACTCCTACCAAAACCAGAAGAGAAGTCACAG CCTATGAGTGAAAATTATCTTTTAGAGGGTTTGACAGAAGGATTCTCCTGTTCTTCATCACCACCTGCACCATTACCTACATCAACTGTAGTAAAG AAATCCAAGGGTGGTGCCAAGCCCGCGAGTTCCTCGGATGTGATCTCTGCTGCTACGGTTTCCTCAGTGCactcagcagcccctgcacctTCTGCCACT GGAGGAAAAGAGATGGATGAAGCCTTGGATCTCCTGTCTGATTCCCTGGGACAGAGGGAACCTGACCCTGATGAGAACAAACCAGTTGTGGATAAAGTGAAG GAAAAGGCTAAATCTGAACACAGAGACAAGCTTGGAGAGAGGGATGAAACAATCCCACCTGACTATCAGAAACTTCTGGAGTCAGGTGAGCAG agTAAACCAGCAAAGCCAACAGCAAAGGATGATGTgaaacacaaaggaaagaag AAACCTACGGATGACAGTGCAGCCATTGATGCCTTATCAGGTGACTTTGATACTTGTGCAAAGGCTCCTGCTACACCCCAGCACTCAAAG tgTAGGACAAAAGTGGGAAGGAATCTACGACCACTAAACCAAGCTCAAAGGATAAAGGAAAGCCCAGAGACCCTAAAACG GCAAAGGGACAGTCCTCCAGCAGCAAatctgagaagcagaaaacaagcTAAACGTTAA
- the CAST gene encoding calpastatin isoform X5 gives MSGTGWQPLPAAHGDKKANEASSKAGEKKAEVEEKKQASANVSQPPKTETSGAAASAKSAPTTQAGTEKNTQSDKPADSQNKQLSEEKQKEPNDGKNQTTPTVSTASKPNNTGKVITTQAGQPPAATSTEIPKQKSKEMSTVAGAAAGTGTAGASVVAAADKSSTEPGMDESALDSLIDTLGGPEEDVPTTPVYTGPEITEDIYSRYLEELGKREGSLPPEYVKLLKSKGYGKDVVPPKPNEQDEKPMTDDELAEALSSDFTCSADSAQEKKTNLTEKPNKEEEIVEAQAASSVKTSVPPKEKKTKSKEEMNNDAMDALLDTLGGPEPEPEEDPTPIAEVSEAKAKEKKEQKAGERDDTIPPEYRLTPELDKDGKPILPKPEEKPKPMSESDLVDEFSKDFACPAQPAVQPKAPKPSNISKKQSGSVSAKATEDKVVPRATACTVQSAVPVPSVGPVSDEALEALSSSLGKREPDPDEKKPAVDKVKEKSKKKQHKKLGEEEETIPPEYRLTETKDKDGKPLLPKPEEKSQPMSENYLLEGLTEGFSCSSSPPAPLPTSTVVKKSKGGAKPASSSDVISAATVSSVHSAAPAPSATGGKEMDEALDLLSDSLGQREPDPDENKPVVDKVKEKAKSEHRDKLGERDETIPPDYQKLLESGEQSKPAKPTAKDDVKHKGKKKPTDDSAAIDALSGDFDTCAKAPATPQHSKCRTKVGRNLRPLNQAQRIKESPETLKRQRDSPPAANLRSRKQAKR, from the exons TCTGCACCGACAACCCAAGCAGGAACTGAAAAAAACACCCAGTCAGACAAG CCAGCAGACTCTCAAAATAAACAGCTGTCTGAAGAGAAGCAAAAGGAACCCAATGAT ggaaaaaaccaaaccacacctACTGTGTCAACAGCTTCTAAACCAAATAACACAGGAAAAGTAATTACAACTCAGGCTGgccagcctccagcagcaacCTCAACAGAGATACCAAAG caaAAGTCCAAGGAGATGTCCACGGTGGCcggtgcagctgctgggacaggcacagctggTGCAAGTGtggttgctgctgctgacaAATCAAGTACTGAG CCTGGTATGGATGAGTCAGCACTTGATAGCCTAATAGATACCCTTGGTGGACCCGAGGAAGATGTGCCTACTACTCCTGTTTACACTGGCCCAGAAATTACG GAAGATATATATTCAAGATACTTGGAAGAATTGGGCAAACGGGAAGGTAGTCTCCCTCCAGAGTATGTTAAACTGTTGAAG AGCAAAGGATATGGCAAAGACGTGGTCCCCCCGAAACCGAATGAGCAAGATGAA AAGCCAATGACGGATGATGAGCTTGCAGAGGCCCTCTCATCTGACTTCACCTGCAGTGCTGATTCTGCTCAGGAGAAGAAGACAAATCTGACAGAG AAACCaaataaagaagaagaaattgtgGAAGCACAAGCAGCAAGTTCAGTTAAGACCTCAGTTCCTCctaaggagaagaaaacaaaatcaaaagag GAAATGAACAATGATGCAATGGATGCTCTTCTTGATACTCTTGGAGGCCCTGAACCTGAACCTGAAGAAGATCCTACCCCTATTGCAGAGGTGTCAGAG GCAAAAgccaaagagaaaaaggaacaaaaggctGGAGAGCGTGATGATACAATACCTCCAGAGTACAGGTTAACACCAGAGTTG GATAAAGATGGAAAACCAATATTGCCGAAGCCTGAAGAAAAACCAAAG ccTATGAGTGAATCTGATCTTGTTGATGAATTTTCAAAGGACTTTGcctgtcctgcacagcctgCAGTACAACCCAAAGCACCAAAGCCCAGCAACATATCCAAA AAGCAATCAGGTTCTGTTTCTGCAAAAGCCACTGAGGATAAGGTGGTACCCCGTGCCACAGCTTGCACTGTGCAGTCTGCAGTTCCTGTGCCTTCA GTTGGTCCTGTGTCAGATGAAGCACTGGAAGCCTTGTCCAGTAGCCTAGGAAAGAGAGAGCCTGATCCAGATGAGAAAAAGCCTGCTGTGGACAAAGTTaag gagaaaagcaaaaagaaacaacacaaaaaactGGGTGAAGAAGAGGAAACAATTCCTCCAGAGTACAGATTAACAGAAAccaaa gaTAAAGATGGAAAACCACTCCTACCAAAACCAGAAGAGAAGTCACAG CCTATGAGTGAAAATTATCTTTTAGAGGGTTTGACAGAAGGATTCTCCTGTTCTTCATCACCACCTGCACCATTACCTACATCAACTGTAGTAAAG AAATCCAAGGGTGGTGCCAAGCCCGCGAGTTCCTCGGATGTGATCTCTGCTGCTACGGTTTCCTCAGTGCactcagcagcccctgcacctTCTGCCACT GGAGGAAAAGAGATGGATGAAGCCTTGGATCTCCTGTCTGATTCCCTGGGACAGAGGGAACCTGACCCTGATGAGAACAAACCAGTTGTGGATAAAGTGAAG GAAAAGGCTAAATCTGAACACAGAGACAAGCTTGGAGAGAGGGATGAAACAATCCCACCTGACTATCAGAAACTTCTGGAGTCAGGTGAGCAG agTAAACCAGCAAAGCCAACAGCAAAGGATGATGTgaaacacaaaggaaagaag AAACCTACGGATGACAGTGCAGCCATTGATGCCTTATCAGGTGACTTTGATACTTGTGCAAAGGCTCCTGCTACACCCCAGCACTCAAAG tgTAGGACAAAAGTGGGAAGGAATCTACGACCACTAAACCAAGCTCAAAGGATAAAGGAAAGCCCAGAGACCCTAAAACG GCAAAGGGACAGTCCTCCAGCAGCAAatctgagaagcagaaaacaagcTAAACGTTAA
- the CAST gene encoding calpastatin isoform X1 — MSGTGWQPLPAAHGDKKANEASSKAGEKKAEVEEKKQASANVSQPPKTETSGAAASAKKQSPSVDASKPQIMKPSETRSAPTTQAGTEKNTQSDKPADSQNKQLSEEKQKEPNDGKNQTTPTVSTASKPNNTGKVITTQAGQPPAATSTEIPKQKSKEMSTVAGAAAGTGTAGASVVAAADKSSTEPGMDESALDSLIDTLGGPEEDVPTTPVYTGPEITEDIYSRYLEELGKREGSLPPEYVKLLKSKGYGKDVVPPKPNEQDEKPMTDDELAEALSSDFTCSADSAQEKKTNLTEKPNKEEEIVEAQAASSVKTSVPPKEKKTKSKEEMNNDAMDALLDTLGGPEPEPEEDPTPIAEVSEAKAKEKKEQKAGERDDTIPPEYRLTPELDKDGKPILPKPEEKPKPMSESDLVDEFSKDFACPAQPAVQPKAPKPSNISKKQSGSVSAKATEDKVVPRATACTVQSAVPVPSVGPVSDEALEALSSSLGKREPDPDEKKPAVDKVKEKSKKKQHKKLGEEEETIPPEYRLTETKDKDGKPLLPKPEEKSQPMSENYLLEGLTEGFSCSSSPPAPLPTSTVVKKSKGGAKPASSSDVISAATVSSVHSAAPAPSATGGKEMDEALDLLSDSLGQREPDPDENKPVVDKVKEKAKSEHRDKLGERDETIPPDYQKLLESGEQSKPAKPTAKDDVKHKGKKKPTDDSAAIDALSGDFDTCAKAPATPQHSKCRTKVGRNLRPLNQAQRIKESPETLKRQRDSPPAANLRSRKQAKR; from the exons AAGCAGTCTCCTTCTGTGGATGCATCAAAACCACAAATTATGAAGCCATCTGAAACTAGG TCTGCACCGACAACCCAAGCAGGAACTGAAAAAAACACCCAGTCAGACAAG CCAGCAGACTCTCAAAATAAACAGCTGTCTGAAGAGAAGCAAAAGGAACCCAATGAT ggaaaaaaccaaaccacacctACTGTGTCAACAGCTTCTAAACCAAATAACACAGGAAAAGTAATTACAACTCAGGCTGgccagcctccagcagcaacCTCAACAGAGATACCAAAG caaAAGTCCAAGGAGATGTCCACGGTGGCcggtgcagctgctgggacaggcacagctggTGCAAGTGtggttgctgctgctgacaAATCAAGTACTGAG CCTGGTATGGATGAGTCAGCACTTGATAGCCTAATAGATACCCTTGGTGGACCCGAGGAAGATGTGCCTACTACTCCTGTTTACACTGGCCCAGAAATTACG GAAGATATATATTCAAGATACTTGGAAGAATTGGGCAAACGGGAAGGTAGTCTCCCTCCAGAGTATGTTAAACTGTTGAAG AGCAAAGGATATGGCAAAGACGTGGTCCCCCCGAAACCGAATGAGCAAGATGAA AAGCCAATGACGGATGATGAGCTTGCAGAGGCCCTCTCATCTGACTTCACCTGCAGTGCTGATTCTGCTCAGGAGAAGAAGACAAATCTGACAGAG AAACCaaataaagaagaagaaattgtgGAAGCACAAGCAGCAAGTTCAGTTAAGACCTCAGTTCCTCctaaggagaagaaaacaaaatcaaaagag GAAATGAACAATGATGCAATGGATGCTCTTCTTGATACTCTTGGAGGCCCTGAACCTGAACCTGAAGAAGATCCTACCCCTATTGCAGAGGTGTCAGAG GCAAAAgccaaagagaaaaaggaacaaaaggctGGAGAGCGTGATGATACAATACCTCCAGAGTACAGGTTAACACCAGAGTTG GATAAAGATGGAAAACCAATATTGCCGAAGCCTGAAGAAAAACCAAAG ccTATGAGTGAATCTGATCTTGTTGATGAATTTTCAAAGGACTTTGcctgtcctgcacagcctgCAGTACAACCCAAAGCACCAAAGCCCAGCAACATATCCAAA AAGCAATCAGGTTCTGTTTCTGCAAAAGCCACTGAGGATAAGGTGGTACCCCGTGCCACAGCTTGCACTGTGCAGTCTGCAGTTCCTGTGCCTTCA GTTGGTCCTGTGTCAGATGAAGCACTGGAAGCCTTGTCCAGTAGCCTAGGAAAGAGAGAGCCTGATCCAGATGAGAAAAAGCCTGCTGTGGACAAAGTTaag gagaaaagcaaaaagaaacaacacaaaaaactGGGTGAAGAAGAGGAAACAATTCCTCCAGAGTACAGATTAACAGAAAccaaa gaTAAAGATGGAAAACCACTCCTACCAAAACCAGAAGAGAAGTCACAG CCTATGAGTGAAAATTATCTTTTAGAGGGTTTGACAGAAGGATTCTCCTGTTCTTCATCACCACCTGCACCATTACCTACATCAACTGTAGTAAAG AAATCCAAGGGTGGTGCCAAGCCCGCGAGTTCCTCGGATGTGATCTCTGCTGCTACGGTTTCCTCAGTGCactcagcagcccctgcacctTCTGCCACT GGAGGAAAAGAGATGGATGAAGCCTTGGATCTCCTGTCTGATTCCCTGGGACAGAGGGAACCTGACCCTGATGAGAACAAACCAGTTGTGGATAAAGTGAAG GAAAAGGCTAAATCTGAACACAGAGACAAGCTTGGAGAGAGGGATGAAACAATCCCACCTGACTATCAGAAACTTCTGGAGTCAGGTGAGCAG agTAAACCAGCAAAGCCAACAGCAAAGGATGATGTgaaacacaaaggaaagaag AAACCTACGGATGACAGTGCAGCCATTGATGCCTTATCAGGTGACTTTGATACTTGTGCAAAGGCTCCTGCTACACCCCAGCACTCAAAG tgTAGGACAAAAGTGGGAAGGAATCTACGACCACTAAACCAAGCTCAAAGGATAAAGGAAAGCCCAGAGACCCTAAAACG GCAAAGGGACAGTCCTCCAGCAGCAAatctgagaagcagaaaacaagcTAAACGTTAA